The Niastella koreensis GR20-10 genome includes a window with the following:
- a CDS encoding FAD-dependent oxidoreductase, with protein sequence MQRRKFLKRAFILPAFTFSKRSLLTVLEACSRSLTFKRVRPTDPGWPSYKKWEKLKLEVNGNLIKIESPLNTCKIDAKGNACKEVFRELRNPYYIGDQPALTQSAGWLYAWTSSPSIYAVAAKTANDVAAAVNFARIHNLRLVVKGGGHSYQGTSNAPDSLLVWTRAMNKIELHDLFVPVGCESNQQPQQAVSIGAGAIWMHVYEAVTAKAGRYVQGGGCATVGVAGLIQSGGFGSYSKKYGLAAAALLEAEIITAKGKILVVNACQNPDLFWGLKGGGGGSLGVITKITLKTRELPTWFGAVSGSIKANSDAAYKKLIERLISFYNEQLFNPHWGEQFKFYADNHAAISMNFQGMESKEAKEIWKSFEDWVNSSPQEYSWQRPLDIVSLPAKYMWDSAILAKYAPSAIVKDDRPNAPSENIFWSGDQEQVGQFWHGYHSVWLPAELLEDSKQKQLVNALFTATRFWTVGLHFNKGLAGAPKEEIAAAKETATNPSVLTAFALAIIAGGDETGPVIPGISGHEPDIQAASHSADHINKAMVALRHIAPGTGSYVSESNFFEPDWQHSFWGTNYSKLSEVKKKYDPDGLFFVHHGVGSEEWSDDGFTRLHSTVA encoded by the coding sequence ATGCAAAGAAGAAAATTCCTCAAAAGAGCATTTATTTTACCGGCATTTACATTTTCTAAGCGATCATTGTTGACAGTTTTAGAGGCATGTTCAAGATCTTTAACTTTTAAGCGTGTCCGACCCACCGACCCTGGCTGGCCATCTTACAAAAAATGGGAGAAACTAAAGCTGGAAGTAAATGGTAATCTCATAAAAATAGAATCACCCCTTAATACTTGTAAAATTGATGCCAAAGGCAATGCTTGTAAGGAGGTTTTCAGGGAATTAAGAAACCCCTATTATATAGGTGATCAACCTGCCCTTACCCAAAGTGCCGGGTGGCTCTACGCATGGACATCTTCACCTAGCATCTATGCAGTTGCTGCAAAGACAGCGAACGATGTGGCCGCCGCAGTAAATTTTGCCCGTATACACAATTTGCGGTTGGTAGTAAAAGGCGGTGGCCATAGTTACCAGGGTACTTCAAATGCACCGGATTCATTACTCGTATGGACAAGGGCCATGAACAAAATAGAGTTGCATGACCTGTTCGTGCCCGTTGGTTGTGAAAGCAATCAGCAACCGCAACAAGCGGTTAGCATTGGTGCAGGTGCTATCTGGATGCACGTATATGAAGCAGTGACTGCAAAAGCTGGTCGCTATGTTCAGGGCGGGGGATGTGCCACCGTAGGGGTAGCGGGCTTAATTCAGAGCGGAGGCTTTGGAAGCTATTCAAAAAAATATGGCTTGGCTGCTGCGGCATTATTAGAAGCGGAGATCATAACAGCCAAAGGCAAAATTCTTGTTGTAAATGCCTGTCAGAACCCTGATTTGTTTTGGGGACTGAAAGGTGGCGGTGGCGGAAGTTTAGGCGTAATAACAAAGATAACACTTAAAACACGTGAATTGCCAACCTGGTTTGGCGCCGTTTCAGGAAGTATAAAAGCCAATTCAGATGCCGCCTATAAAAAATTGATAGAACGGCTTATTAGCTTTTACAATGAACAATTGTTTAACCCACATTGGGGAGAACAATTTAAATTCTATGCAGATAATCATGCCGCTATTAGCATGAACTTTCAGGGCATGGAGAGTAAAGAGGCAAAGGAGATATGGAAATCGTTTGAGGATTGGGTAAATAGTTCGCCGCAGGAATATAGTTGGCAAAGACCGCTTGATATTGTATCCCTGCCTGCAAAGTATATGTGGGATTCCGCCATTCTCGCTAAATATGCGCCGTCAGCGATAGTGAAAGATGACCGCCCAAATGCTCCTTCAGAGAATATCTTTTGGTCTGGCGATCAGGAGCAGGTCGGACAGTTCTGGCATGGCTACCATTCTGTCTGGCTACCTGCTGAACTGCTTGAGGATAGCAAACAAAAGCAATTAGTAAATGCATTATTTACAGCTACCCGTTTCTGGACAGTTGGTTTGCATTTTAATAAGGGACTTGCGGGAGCACCAAAAGAAGAAATAGCAGCAGCTAAAGAAACAGCTACTAATCCTTCCGTACTAACAGCATTTGCTCTGGCTATCATAGCAGGTGGAGATGAAACTGGCCCCGTGATCCCAGGTATTTCCGGTCATGAACCGGATATACAGGCCGCTTCCCATTCGGCAGATCATATCAATAAGGCGATGGTGGCATTACGCCATATCGCACCCGGCACTGGCTCTTATGTTTCAGAAAGCAATTTTTTTGAACCGGACTGGCAGCATTCTTTTTGGGGTACTAATTATTCAAAACTATCTGAAGTAAAAAAGAAATATGATCCTGACGGACTGTTCTTTGTGCATCATGGTGTAGGTAGCGAAGAATGGAGTGATGATGGATTCACAAGGCTACATTCAACCGTTGCATGA
- a CDS encoding DUF3667 domain-containing protein, which yields MALKPEHNTGLKSMAHEALHDLVHFDLRLFHTIPALLFKPGKVTERSLHPGQKEYVRPFALFVFLNFLFFIVKSKGLFHYALDSYRGYFEPLIMHKAAELKIGQDLMAERFNIAMHFEQKEYFVIMVPLFALVLWLLYGLRRGSFALYLVFALNYYSFLIAFLILVPWFTQLFYIIPGAGVVIESESFLIGLTYCTCWLYLVFALKRVYQSSVLQSILRGAALSLTTLTLIVFVYRTLLFFIVLHSIAE from the coding sequence ATGGCGTTAAAACCTGAGCATAATACTGGTCTTAAAAGCATGGCACACGAAGCGTTGCACGACTTGGTGCATTTTGATCTACGACTGTTTCATACGATACCGGCATTGCTTTTTAAGCCAGGCAAGGTCACTGAAAGATCGTTACATCCCGGTCAGAAGGAATATGTCCGACCTTTCGCGCTGTTCGTTTTTCTGAACTTTTTGTTTTTTATCGTGAAATCTAAAGGGCTTTTTCATTATGCACTGGACAGTTATCGGGGTTACTTTGAACCGCTCATCATGCACAAAGCGGCAGAATTGAAGATTGGCCAGGATTTAATGGCAGAACGGTTTAATATAGCTATGCATTTTGAGCAAAAGGAGTATTTTGTGATTATGGTACCACTGTTCGCGTTGGTTCTGTGGCTGCTGTATGGTCTTAGGCGTGGCAGCTTTGCATTATACCTGGTTTTTGCACTGAATTATTATTCTTTTTTGATCGCCTTCCTGATTCTGGTACCCTGGTTTACCCAACTGTTCTATATAATTCCTGGTGCGGGCGTGGTGATCGAATCAGAATCTTTTCTGATTGGTCTAACCTATTGCACCTGCTGGCTTTATTTAGTATTTGCATTGAAAAGGGTTTACCAAAGCTCCGTATTGCAGAGTATTTTGCGCGGTGCCGCGTTGAGCTTAACCACATTAACGTTGATCGTATTCGTTTACCGCACACTGCTGTTCTTTATCGTGCTACATAGTATTGCAGAATAA
- a CDS encoding transposase — MAKVKTSVIFKQYSQQQSLLLPPSLEELIGEKHLVRVVNEVVESMDISDLINMYQGGGTSSYHPRMLLKVLALLSVITEMLAPVSNTRSQVSVPV, encoded by the coding sequence ATGGCCAAAGTAAAGACATCTGTAATATTTAAGCAATATTCCCAGCAACAAAGTTTATTACTGCCTCCCTCATTGGAGGAACTGATAGGAGAAAAACATTTGGTTCGTGTGGTGAACGAAGTTGTGGAATCAATGGATATCAGCGACTTAATTAATATGTACCAGGGAGGCGGCACAAGCAGCTATCACCCGCGCATGCTTTTAAAGGTATTAGCGCTGCTTTCTGTAATTACCGAAATGTTGGCCCCGGTATCAAACACGAGGTCGCAGGTATCCGTACCTGTATGA
- a CDS encoding response regulator, giving the protein MKEGIKHICLTEDDPDDYYFFSEVLDELNGDVKLTWFQTCEDLLEYLKAGDNLPCLIVLDLNMPKMDGQTCLVSIKEELALHHIPVIILSTAGYPTTIDQA; this is encoded by the coding sequence ATGAAGGAGGGGATCAAACATATATGCCTGACTGAAGACGACCCTGATGACTATTATTTCTTTTCGGAAGTCCTCGATGAGTTAAATGGCGATGTAAAGCTTACCTGGTTTCAAACGTGTGAAGATCTACTAGAATATTTAAAAGCAGGTGATAACTTACCATGCCTGATAGTATTGGACTTGAATATGCCCAAAATGGATGGTCAAACCTGTTTGGTATCGATAAAAGAAGAGTTGGCGCTTCATCATATCCCTGTTATTATTCTTTCAACAGCCGGTTATCCTACCACTATAGATCAGGCTTAG
- a CDS encoding response regulator, protein MVEVKSDEHTKYPKIILHIDDDQDDRYLVRKVIDNIDPSIVLREAQDGKKAIDFLNQARLFGDLPCLIILDLNMPVMDGYDTYKGISKDEVFSSIPIVIFTTSRDENELKYWEDKNIEIVSKPASFEEFTMSVKRILGYFSPVKNK, encoded by the coding sequence ATGGTTGAAGTTAAATCTGATGAACATACTAAATATCCGAAAATAATTCTCCATATAGATGACGATCAGGATGACCGTTATCTTGTAAGAAAGGTGATCGATAATATCGATCCGTCTATTGTTTTGAGAGAGGCCCAGGATGGCAAAAAGGCAATTGATTTTTTAAACCAAGCCAGGTTATTTGGTGATTTGCCTTGCCTGATTATACTTGATCTCAATATGCCTGTAATGGATGGATATGATACTTACAAAGGTATTAGTAAGGACGAGGTGTTTTCGTCGATTCCCATAGTGATATTTACGACCTCCCGCGATGAGAACGAATTAAAATACTGGGAGGATAAAAATATTGAGATTGTAAGTAAGCCAGCATCTTTTGAAGAATTTACAATGAGTGTAAAAAGAATTTTAGGCTACTTTTCTCCTGTTAAAAACAAGTAA